The genomic region CGCACGTCGGCATGGTCCTGGTTTACCGCCCGCGGCCGGGCTCGCGCATCGAGGCCGACGACCGACTTGAAGTCGAAGCCCTCGAATGGGACGACCAGTTCGAACAGCTTTCGGTGTTCGTCTTTGACCAAGAAGGAGACGGACCCGAAGACGGCTACGCGGATTTGCGCACAGCTCTGATCGATGAATTCGGCTGGCATGATCCCTACGGTAAAAAGAACTCGAATTGAAATCGACGATGAGCTGCATGGAAAGCGAACAAAAACCAGATCCGCTTCTGTCAGCCTACGGGATCGCCGACCAATTGATCGGTGACCGTGCTACTAAGACATCCGTGCCCATTTTGGTTGAGATCGAGAATCAGGTGCGGCAACATGGCACTGGAACATTGTTCCGAATCGGCGACAAGTCCTTTCTCGTAACGGCCGCTCACGTCGTGACGTCAGCCGACGCTGGCGGCCACCCGCTAGTATTTGGAAGGCTCGAGGGCGGCGGTGTTTTTGTCGTGGAGGATGTGTGGACGATAACCCGTCCTGATCGTCCTGGGGAAAAAGACTTCCGCGATATCGCGATCATGCAACTTGGACACGGCGCTGTTGAGTTTTTCGCGAATCATGACTTTGTCCGGCTTGCGAATGTCGATCCAAGAATGCCGAACCGCGGCGATCTTTTCTGCGTTTATGGCTTCCCAAACGAGACCAGCACACCTGGCGAGTTCAAGGGCCAAAAAGGGGAGCTTCGCCCAATAAAGCTGCACACTGGGTTGTACGAAGGAAGTACTGCTGATTTTGAGACTTATCGTTCGTCACATCACATTCTGCTGAACGCCCGCAAGTCGAATATATGCGGTGACAGTGGTGGGCAATTTGATTTCCCTGAACGCCTGAACGGGATTAGCGGGTGCGGCATTTGGAGAACACTTTCAGCAGCGTCGGGATACCAGGCAGTTGACGAGCCAAACCTAATCGCCGTCCAGACGGTCTTCTATGCGAAAGCGCGGGTCATGCGCGGAACATCGTGGCACACTG from Pirellulales bacterium harbors:
- a CDS encoding trypsin-like serine protease, with translation MESEQKPDPLLSAYGIADQLIGDRATKTSVPILVEIENQVRQHGTGTLFRIGDKSFLVTAAHVVTSADAGGHPLVFGRLEGGGVFVVEDVWTITRPDRPGEKDFRDIAIMQLGHGAVEFFANHDFVRLANVDPRMPNRGDLFCVYGFPNETSTPGEFKGQKGELRPIKLHTGLYEGSTADFETYRSSHHILLNARKSNICGDSGGQFDFPERLNGISGCGIWRTLSAASGYQAVDEPNLIAVQTVFYAKARVMRGTSWHTVLSLFQMQWPELLRAAAIWLPPRARGQ